The DNA sequence AGAATAagcttttcttgattttgtatttACTGTTTTCATTATGCTCTTTGTGAGATTGGTCTTGTGAATGTGAGGTTTCGTATTCAATGTTCTATGAATTTTTGGTTGTGGACTAAGATGGTGATTTCTGATTGTTTCTACATCTCTAGTTTCCCACATGTTATTTCGGACTAGTAAGGGTGAGCAATTGCTCAGTGAAGTTTGTTTTGTTTCCTTCTGACACTTTGGTGTTAGAAATTGGGTGTTTTTGGTTCTACGATGCCTATCAAATGTGGTGTCAAtcctctattttcttttgtacTTGGAATTGATGTGAACTGTTTTGGGATTAGTTTTGGATATTGTATTTGTTAGAAGTGTTCTTCAATTTATTATTAACCTTTGAAATTAGGTTGGTGTGACAGTTTTTGAGTTCGGTAATTATGTGATTAAGGgaatgtttgtttcttttccctCAATTCTTATGGGGTTTAGATTTTATTGCAAAAAGCTCAGTTTTGTGATTATATTTCTAAGGTCAGAGGACTTTTGAGTCTTATGTTGGCTGTTTATCGAATTGACGTTGGTGGAAAAGTTGAATTCCAATTGTGTGTGACTTCAAGTTAGAACTGATAGTATTTAGTTGTTGTTACTTTGATTTATTAGCGTTTCCAATCTTGTAAAGCTATTTTGGGATGGGTTGTCGATTATACTTTGAAGAGTAGTGTGTTTTGGTTTAATTTGACATTCTGACATAGTCAAAGGAGAAGTCGAGAACCTGTTATTTCGTTCTCTTTATTTGATCTTTATGTTCTGCTTGTGGTCTTGCAATTATCTATGTTAAGAGCTTTTTGAGAATATACATTTCTGTTATATTTGTGAACCATATTAGTCTTATTAGAAGCTTCAATTCATTGGTGTCACTTGCATCGgattcattcttttcttcttgattttgttGTTGGGTTTTAAGCGTCTCGGCATATGGCTTCTGGTGGTTAGTAGTGAAATCAGATCTCTAAAATGTAATGCTAGAAGAAGTCGGCATATGTCTATTCTGTAGCTTAGATGCTTTTTATAAGTCGACGTTGTGCAAAATTAATATGTTTTTGATGGTTGATATGATTTCCTTCTGCATCAGGCTATGTCAAGAATGCCAAACTTTGATTGAAAACCATTCTAAGATAAAGCTTCTCAGCAATGTGAGGAATAACTTGAATACAACCTTAAAGGTTTATGAACTTTGTTCTTATGAATTTTCAATTTTCGGTTCACAAAGAGAAGGAGATTGTGCCTGGTTAGAACTGTTTGCTTCATGCAAGAATGATAATTGATGAATACTTTTCAGTTTTCATTATGTCTTATTATCGAGTTCATGAATTATGATTTGAAGATTACAGTGGCCAAAAAACCTGATCATTTTTTATGAAAAGGTATGGGGATTATACAATGATTATATTTTTACCTATATATGGCAGTGATAAAACAGTTAACTGAATTGTTTGCTTGATCTAGAAAAAGGCGAGTGGTAAAGCAAGTAGGAAGCAAAAAAGGAATCAGTTTAGCCCATATTCAGATGCTGAGTTTGACTTGCAGTCACTCCCATCTAGCTTGCAAGCCTCATTGAAAAAGTTATGTGAGTGGGGAAAAGAAGGGTTCAAAGATGGGAAAGCCATTTGTTTTTATAAAGAAGAGCCCATATTTGGTTATCATGATAAGAGCTTTCTACTTGACGTAGAAGTTATGAGGCTTGCACACATGGCACAAGTAACATCAAGCTGCATAGTGGTGCATTTAAGGTAAATGGTACACTTGGTTACTTAATTATGTGACTTTGGTGAATTAATTATTAGGTGACTTAATAATGTTCCTCATCTCTATGCTATAGGTACTTGCATGATGTATTAAAACAATGTAAAATGCAAGACATGTATCAAAGTCTGAGGACAGTGACAAAGTTTGCACATAAAAGTTTTATGGTTGCTGCTGGTTTCTAACGTGTTATTGTTGAATGTGTGTGAGTTTAAAATTATGATTTGAAACTGTCAACAGTGGGCTAGGAGAGCCAACCATACTTATGGTCAAGCGGAACTTGATGAAGTGCGTAATGAGATTGCAAATTATGTGATCAAGAACCTGCTAAAGCTGTGAAGTGTTGGTCTTTTTGGGGTACAGTAAAATATGCAACATCTCAAGTGCATGCGTTAGGCTAGATGTTGGTCCTTTTTGGGTTGGCCTGAATTGCATGTCCTCTATAGATGAGATTATGTAAGACGAGACTATTTTAGCCACATTTGTGGATTTATTTTGCTATTGGAGATCCGTAGACGTGATCATTTCCGTTTTGTGGATAAAATTACCATTATTGGATCCATTTGTGGGATTATAATAGCTATTTATTATGACAGGATTACTGGTCATTTTGTCAACTTTTGGTTCCAGCTAAATTTGAATTTTACCATTACCAAATCATACAACAGTagggaaaaaaaaggaaaatatgtcATCTGATGAGGATAATAGGgctgaatcaaacaaattttcTACAATTCACACGACGGTTCTTACTAATATCATTGTTGGATGCACACAAAGACGACAAGTATTAGTAAAAAACCATTGTCTCAGACGTCACAATACAACTGTTAGAGTTATATCTGTCGTTCGGAAGCACACATACAGTGAACTTTTAGGTCATCACACCACATTTTATGCTGGAAGAACTGTCGTGTGTATATAATTTACACAACGTCTtagaaataaaacaacaaagagacaaggctggaatcctaaaaaccgtggtatgaatagaagtcacaccacggcAAATTTctaaaaaccgtggtatgaatagaagtcacacaacggaaaatatctaaaaccgtggtatgaatagaagtcacaccacgacATATTTCTGTCGACAGCATGTTGGCAGATCTGCCGATCCATCacaccccatttacccaatctaacagtgtttgacagtattgccctcattttaattaacaaattaaactcatatctctctctcctccccctcatcgatttctctctctctctttctctctctttctctaacctcgtctcaggctctctctctctctctctctctctctctctctctctctctctctctctctctctctctctctctctctctctctctctctctctctctctgagccaccacgcccaccactccactGCCGCCGCTCCGTCCCAccgtcggaccaccagaggatgacgccatctaactccacgatcccaacccctctgggcttcgccggttttgttcgtcagatgtccgggaagctccgaagttccacgccggaatcgggtctgggcttcccttgcaggtctcggacgacttcaaaactatggtctattgggggtaatagacagattattgcccccactaatttcttaactgtggttaattaatcacttaaattagagttttgataagtcttatgttgttttgagtttattaaagtacaataatctgtcaatgataatTAAAtgaagggttctgacttaaaacgaagacattatttgggggcagtaatgtgtctactgccctccactaaaccattaaaactttcaccagttaagtgaagggttctgacttcgtatgaagacattatttgggggcagtaatgtgtctactgccccgcactaaaccattaaaacttgcaccagtttcaaggattcatagtgtattgcactttatcacaaacaaatcaacaagagatgattactgtctcctaagaaagagattattgggtggcactaatgtgtgtattgccccccaatagaccatcaaacattacaccgcttcctatgtttcacagattatagaagttattcacactcaaaacaacagataatgtaaaaaaacccacattttgagggtcaatattctgtctactgccccccactagactgacacaaaccacacaatttttttcatttatcgactactgcaatttaacagtacatttactttggaatagcagttttcagtccgtcaataaataaagcagtcatcattggccccaatacaaagtctactgggggcactaatgtaacaacttttgtggttatgactgcacaatagcagatagcagttttcagttcgtcgtcgattccttcagaaggtcaaCCCCGGCCTCGCTGAGCTTCTAAGCGACGAGGACCGTTGGCTTGGTGTCGAGCCTGGCCGCGGAGAGCAAGACGACGAGTTTCGGCGTCGCGATGATGAGAGCAGGCATCGTGGGCGACCTactggagggatggagggagggagagagaaatccgacatcgtctggagagagagagagagagagagagagagagagagagagagagagagagagagagagagagagagagagaaatcggtgagaGGGGAGaggggagagggcaaaaaagtcccaaaaataaataaaaagaagaaaaaaagaattaattgggtaaaggggaaataatcccttagagtgttttgggtaaacgaGATTAAAAAACAGTTAGTGTAGCAAGTGGGCagattttaagctaaaattgggtaaatgagcatttttctttttttatgtcaATCAGTACATGGCGCTATTGTGGACCATTTGATGTTAGTTTTACACATGTCATTACGTGGTTGAAAGGTTAGGTAGTTTAGGTAGATTGTGAGGTTAGGAGAGGATCCGGACCCATTTAGTTTATTTGAGGACTATATATTTATCGAATCAAGAATGACGAACTCAAGAAGCCGTTTATCAAAAACGCGAAGAACCCGATAAGACCCCTTAGTTTCCCCTCTTCCGGCAGCTTTCCTGTGGAAAATGGTTTAGATTGACAGTGGAAAGAAGACTTCGACACCCGGGAGGAGGAGATTTGGATTTCAAaagctttgattttttttttccggtgaATGTTCTGCAAATTCCAGCGACTCCGGTTGAAATCGATGCTGTATGAGGTATGGAAAACGATCCTCTCGTCGTGCTCGACGTCTTTCTATAATTGGTATTTGGAGTGTTTTCGGCCACCGCCGAAATTGCTTTTCACGGCGGCTATCTGGGCTTCCCTTGGTTGATTTCCGACCCTTGTTCATATTAAAAAACGGTTGGAGCTATGTGTCGATCGGTTGTTGAGGCTGAGAATGGTGATAGGGAAGTTTCCAATTATCTTGATCTGTTATGGTTCGGGCTGATAAACTAGAGGAATCTGTTAAATTTATAGTGAGGAATTAAAAGCATCTGTTACCTTACGGCATCGCGGTCCTGATTGGAGCGAGTTGCATTGCCATGGGGATTGTTACCTTGCTCATCAGCGATTGGCTATTGTGGACCCTGCCTCAGGAGATCAGCCGCTCTACAACGAGGACAAGACCGTCATTGTCACGGTACTCCCTTTCACCTTCGCATTCTCAAACTTCGATTCCGATGAAGATTAGTTTGTATTGTGTTGGACAAAAGATGAAATTTACAGTTTGCTTAGCTAGAATTGGGAGATGATGCATTTTCATTACCACAAGAAATAGAATCTGTTATCTGAATTAGCTTGCGTTTTGAACTCTGGCGTTGAGCCGTGGATTCTGAGCTCTGTTATGCTATATAATTATTTTGATCTATGGTTATTGGTCTGTGGAAAATTAAAGAATACATGTGCTAGTGGCAGCTGGTTTTAGATTGAGTGAGCAACAGAAATTTGTTACTGATGATTAACTTTGATACTAATGAACTTCTATTTTCGAGGCTTTTACTAAGCTGAGTTGTTTCAGAGTTTAAAATTGGTTTCGTGATATTGGTTTGGCTGATTTATTTATCTGACTACATTGACTTAATCTTCTACTGATATTTGGAGCTGTGCTTATAGGTTAATGGTGAGATATATAACCACAAGCAGTTGAGAGAAACATTGAAGGGTCATCGATTCCGAACTGGCAGTGACTGTGAAGTGATAGCGCACCTTGTAAGTAATCAATGACATCAGCCATACGTAAATGCTAACCTTTTCTTGGATTAAGAACAAAAACCGTTATATCTTCCCTTACTTTTCTGTGTATTTCTATTCTGCCATATTTAGTAATATAATCAAACATATATCTTTGGCAGTACGAGGAACATGGGGAAGAATTTGTTGACATGCTGGACGGGATGTTCTCCTTTGTCCTTCTTGATACAAGAGACGATACTTTCATGGCGGCTCGAGATGCTATTGGCATAACCCCACTGTACATGGGTTGGGGGGTCTTGATGGTAGGTCGAGTGTAAGCTTTAGTTGTGTTTCTAAAAAGCAACCGATATTTCTTTAATTGATTTCTAGTCAAAACATTTGCTTGAATTTGCTTCGTTTTTTCTTTGCACGTGTTAAAAAACTTCATTTCTAAAAGCAAACGTGAACTAGCATTGCGATTTTGCGCAACCAAACTGGTAGACTGCTGCTGCAGTATTTCTTTGCACTGATAAAAGAATTTGTGGCTTATTTTTATGTTATAGTATTTTTTTTACCTCCCTCCTTTGAAGCCTTGATCATTCTTATTTAACCTTTGATCATTAGATATGTTGAAGCTTTAATTATCTCGCACATTTAAGctgttttatattttctttgcaGGATCAATTTGGTTTGCTTCAGAAATGAAAGCTATAAGTGATGATTGTGAAAGATTCATATCTTTTCCTCCTGGGCATTTAGCTCTAGTAACTAATAATGATTTGGTTCATAAACCAACTAACAGCCTTTTAGTCAGCAAAAGTTTTAATATAAATCTTCTAAGATCAGCATACTTCTTATTATGATGTTTTTACCCATTTGACAGCGATATAGAAGCAGGGGAATAAATGCTTCTATTATTTCacttgaagaaacaaaaacattttAGCAAACTTTATTATACATTTTAAACTTTGGGGTTTGGACATACTTTATAAGAAAATATATGAGCTTCATTTGATATCACTAGAAAGACTTAGTATCTGTATGTGTAAATTAGAAAACTCTCGAGTCTGAGTTcagaagtttctttctttttgtatatTCACTTCGTTAACTAATAACTTTCAAGATGCTTCTTCTTAGTACACCGTAGCTGAATCTAGAAATTTGTAACTTTTTATGCCTTTAGATGTTGTTCAAACTACCTGTACGTATTTACAAATTTATGCATGCAGGAGGGCTGAGAAGGTGGTACAATCCACAATGGTTTTTGGAGAAGATACCATCGACTCCTTATGATCCCATTGTTTTTCGCGAGGCTTTTGAGAAGGTATGCATTGATGGGCACCACCTATAATcctacttcttttcttttttgttttgttatcttTATTCATGAGTTGCAACCATCACGTAAGAGATCAAACCCCATTCTTGCAATTTTGTTTACCAAAACCTTGTTGTCATATCTGGTTCTTTGTGTGGATCCTGGCATTGAAAGGAATCTTAAAAAGGAGAGGTTGGTTGGTGCCAGTTTTCTCTGTGCTAATTTTAGTGTTGGGAGTTATTTAGTTGGTATGCAACTCTGCTAGTTACAGGAGACTTGAGGAACTTACTGAGATTACTATATAGATCATTCCTTTTGTTTACCAAAAACTTGTTATATTTGGTTCTATGTGTGGGTCCTGGCATTGAAATGAAATCTTAAAAAGGAGAGGTTGGTTGATGCCATTTTTTTCACTGGTAATATTAGTGTTGGGAGTTATTTACTTGCTGTGCAGCTGTGCTAGTTGGGTGTGACTTGACGAACTTGCTTGATTGGAACTCCGATGAGGAGGACTTGAGATTGATTGTTCTTTTTTtactttacttttttttcttttttttattcgaGTGAGATTGGGGTTTGATATATTTTATTGCCTCACTTTATGGTTAGCCATACATATCTTTGAGACTTAAACATGTGTTTATGCTCAGTTCGTAGTGTGATAGAACGGGTAATGTTATATCTGCATTTGGAGGCTAATTGTCTCACTAAacccaatttgttaaatatgcATAGTTACTAGATAATAGCAGAACCCATAGAGTAACTAGGTTGTTGGTAAGTTGgcttgaaattgaaatgaataTGCTATATTAAAGAAAGCTCACTTTGACTTCTCTTGAGAAACTGCTTCTGATATATATTAGTACTTATATTGGTTATATTGGAATATACATTCCTACTTCTATCGTTTCCCTCTTCATATTTTATGTCTGGTATAAttattgaaaatttgcataatgtACATCCTTCTTTCTGCCTGCCTTATATCATAATATTAGTGTAACAGTTTAACTAGTGCTTTAAGTAATGGTGTCTAATGCAAAAGATATAGATATCAATTTAGCTTTTTGGATCAAAGCTATGAATGATCATCAGATATGTGGTTTGTTAAGAGAGATTTAAATGGCCTCCGTGCCTCATTCTGCTTTGACTATTTAGCTTCATAATattcttacatttttttttgttttcctaatTCTGTAGGCTGTGTTAAAGAGACTTATGACAGATGTACCATTCGGTGTTCTTTTGTCTGGAGGATTGGACTCATCACTCGTTGCTGCTGTGGCTTGTCGCTATTTGGCTAAATCAGAAGCTGCACGTCAGTGGGGGTCACAATTACATACCTTTTGTGTTGGCTTGGAGGTAATTATACTTCTGATTTTCGATAACCAAATCTGACGCTTGATCAAATGCAGTTTCTTTTTATATAACCAGAATGGTGTCTTCCCatcctctctatttttttttccccaacaGTGCCTAGAAAATGCTACCTacacaattttttcattttataaacaaGAAATGTCTGTTTATAAACTTGGTAGAGAACCTAAATCCTCTTTAAACAAGTATAAAAATTCAACCATGGCTGGGTTTCTTGTTGTTTAGGCCTAATTGCATCAAAATGCAATAATAAGTTATTAACTTGGTATGTTTAATGGTTAAGGGAAAGGTTCTTGGTGTTAGGGTTCAATAGCCTTTGCAATGCAAACTTTGGTACCGGGAAAGGTTTAGATGTACTTTCTTGTAGTCAATTTTTAACTAAGATATTGTCTTTCTGATACTTTTTCTCTATGTTTAAATGCTTTACATTTTCAATGTTCAGGGTTCTCCAGATTTGAAAGCAGCAAGAGAAGTTGCAGATTATCTTGGAACTCATCATCACGAGTTTCACTTTACTGTTCAGGTAATTTATAAGGGATGTAAAAAGAATACTTTTACTAAGGCTCACGGTGGAAAttagattttcttaacttaATCCTTTTGCAGTTTTAATTTTACCTTATTGAATATTTATGGTTTGCTTGAAATAGGATTCAGAATATTCATATTAATTGGTGATTGGAAATACAAATTGCGTTCATcctgattctctctctctctctctctctctctctgatacATCAATAATCCCAGACAAAGGCCTGGATATATATTAATCCCAAGAAATaatttgtctctctctctctctctctctctctctgatacATCAATAATCCCAGACAAAGGCCTGGATATATATTAATCCCAAGAAATaatttgtctctctctctctctctctctctgatacATCAATAATCCCAGACAAAGGCCTGGATATATATTAATCCCAagaaataatttgtttcttTGCTTCATATTTCAGGAAGGCATAGATGCACTTCAAGAAGTTATCTACCATATTGAGACATATGATGTGACCACTGTCAGTGCCAGCACTCCAATGTTTCTTATGTCTCGCAAAATTAAATCTTTGGGAGTAAAAATGGTCCTTTCTGGTGAAGGTTCGGATGAAATCTTTGGTGGCTACTTGTATTTCCACAAGGCACCAAACAAGGAGGAGTTTCACCAAGAAACATGCTAGAAGGTATTCCCTGTAAACTATCTCTGGATTGTTCTCTTCTCTTGTTTTTGTGCCATATGTTTACATACTTGCAATATTACTGGATTTAATTTTAGTACCCATTGATAGCTATTATGACTTCTTTTTCTGACTGAAATTTTGTGACTATTCAACAGATTAAAGGTCTTCATCTGTATGATTGTCTGAGGGCCAACAAATCGACATCAGCTTGGGGTGTTGAGGCTTGTGTACCGTTTCTCGACAAAGAATTTATCAAGACTACTATGGACATTGATCCAGAATGGAAAATGGTATAGCAATCATTAAACTTTGTTGTTCCTCCAATTTTATACACAGTTCATGTATGTAGTGATTTGAAGCCTACTGACATTTGGCATAGTGGTTGCTCATTATAAACTGTTGGGATAGGGATATCTTGTTACAATTCTATGAAATGATCTAGCACATGTGGACATTTTTCCTATTATCAAAGGATATAGATATACAACTATTTTCTCCCCGTTCCCTCACGGAAGTTATTTTTCTTGTCCTTCATGACATGTTCATGTGTGTTATGAATTCTGCCATTTATGAATCCATTTTATGCTGAGTTGTAGGTTTCAGACATATCCTGCTATGCCTAATCTAAGGGATGGTATGCTTAGTCTTATTAGATTATACCTTCAATGCTGCAATGACATTATTGGGATTGCCTTGTTTGCCAAATTTAATAACAATTGAAAGTTATTATAATATTCATTCATCAGAATACTTGCATTTGTAACTGCAGATCAGGCCTGATCTTGGAAGAATTGAGAAGTGGGTCTTACGCaaagcatttgatgatgatCAGAAGCCATATTTACCGAAGGTTGCTACTTTTTACTTTTGCCCAACCATTATGCTAATCTAGTTATACAGGGTTATCGTTTTgcatattcttttattttttcttggaagattttcacCTTCCTGGATACTTGTGCCAATATATTCATGCAAGAATTAATATGTTTTCAACTTTTCCACTCTCTTTTTGGGTTATAGCACATCTTGTACAAGCAGAAGGAGCAGTTTAGTGATGGTGTCGGTTACAGCTGGATTGACGGGTTGAAAGATCATGCAAACAAACAAGTATGCTGCATTTTTTGCTTGCATTTTCATTTTGGACCGAAATTTTCTCTTTCCAACTAGGTCTTATATAATGTTGCCATGCCCCAACCAACCGCGATTCTAGTTGAACTGTGTGGTCCAGATTAAGAGTTTTGCAACATAATTTCGCAAAGTTAGCATGATAAAATTAACCATTTTATGAAAATATTTCATGTTCGCTATTTCAAGTTAGAGGTGCACTtttgaaaaaactcaaaaaacagACACTATAgatgcttgcttcttccttagCTCCATTGAATAataattcttcattttttttctggaCAGGTAACAGATT is a window from the Rosa chinensis cultivar Old Blush chromosome 2, RchiOBHm-V2, whole genome shotgun sequence genome containing:
- the LOC121051479 gene encoding uncharacterized protein LOC121051479 isoform X2, translating into MPTHTITLGTFPSTTTRPDPHSFIAEFEIPNFLGFQFSTSTPKPWPYSRRLRSWTKLGVMTASQRNIRFVERQKGRKFRKWRVLFWVVYYLCLPCFMKKASGKASRKQKRNQFSPYSDAEFDLQSLPSSLQASLKKLCEWGKEGFKDGKAICFYKEEPIFGYHDKSFLLDVEVMRLAHMAQVTSSCIVVHLSGLGEPTILMVKRNLMKCVMRLQIM
- the LOC121051479 gene encoding uncharacterized protein LOC121051479 isoform X1; this translates as MPTHTITLGTFPSTTTRPDPHSFIAEFEIPNFLGFQFSTSTPKPWPYSRRLRSWTKLGVMTASQRNIRFVERQKGRKFRKWRVLFWVVYYLCLPCFMKKASGKASRKQKRNQFSPYSDAEFDLQSLPSSLQASLKKLCEWGKEGFKDGKAICFYKEEPIFGYHDKSFLLDVEVMRLAHMAQVTSSCIVVHLRYLHDVLKQCKMQDMYQSLRTVTKFAHKSFMVAAGF